The following proteins are co-located in the Haloterrigena sp. KLK7 genome:
- a CDS encoding glycerophosphodiester phosphodiesterase, whose product MSETNGDERRTDHPDTSGSALRRRSFIAAAGASATGMIGVASADRGRGANRDRSGGPKNRRHDRSRERGFVDRPDEPALIAHRGFAGLYPENTVGAVEASARGVQSPYAPSRGADVIEIDVVPTADGDVVVFHDDRLAERDGGERGLTDAEGVVWETDTETVTSAEVLESGETVPRLRETLEAIPPHVGVNVELKNPGSFDVRFAESLPSDELSAQTEIWRPFVADVLDVVDDFDHEYLFSSFYEAALATTREASDYPVAPLLWDSVEAGVEVARRYEAEAVHPPYDMIRGTPFYADQHYQEGAGWDEIDLLAVAHEEGRDVNVFTLETWYQADRLAAAGVDGLISDHPDVRRFGATN is encoded by the coding sequence ATGTCGGAGACGAACGGCGACGAGAGACGGACCGACCATCCAGATACCTCGGGTTCCGCGCTCCGCCGGCGATCGTTCATCGCCGCGGCGGGCGCGTCGGCGACCGGGATGATCGGCGTCGCGAGCGCCGATCGCGGTCGCGGAGCCAATCGCGATCGATCCGGCGGTCCGAAAAATCGACGTCACGACCGATCGCGCGAACGCGGCTTCGTCGATCGCCCCGACGAACCGGCGCTGATCGCCCACCGCGGGTTCGCCGGGCTGTACCCCGAGAACACCGTCGGCGCCGTCGAGGCGTCGGCCCGCGGCGTCCAGTCGCCGTACGCGCCGTCCCGCGGGGCGGACGTGATCGAGATCGACGTCGTCCCCACCGCAGACGGCGACGTCGTCGTCTTCCACGACGATCGACTCGCCGAACGCGACGGCGGCGAGCGCGGTCTCACCGACGCCGAGGGCGTCGTCTGGGAGACCGACACCGAGACCGTCACGAGCGCCGAGGTCCTCGAGAGCGGCGAGACCGTCCCCCGACTGCGCGAGACCCTCGAGGCGATTCCGCCCCACGTCGGCGTCAACGTCGAACTGAAGAATCCGGGCTCGTTCGACGTCCGGTTCGCCGAATCGCTGCCGTCCGACGAACTCAGCGCCCAGACGGAGATCTGGCGGCCGTTCGTCGCCGACGTGCTCGACGTCGTCGACGACTTCGACCACGAGTACCTCTTCTCGTCGTTCTACGAGGCGGCGCTGGCGACGACCCGCGAGGCCTCGGACTACCCGGTCGCGCCGCTGCTCTGGGACTCCGTCGAGGCCGGCGTCGAAGTCGCCCGCCGCTACGAGGCCGAGGCGGTCCACCCGCCGTACGACATGATCCGCGGGACGCCGTTCTACGCCGACCAGCACTACCAGGAGGGCGCCGGCTGGGACGAGATCGATCTCCTCGCGGTCGCCCACGAGGAGGGTCGAGACGTGAACGTCTTCACCCTCGAGACCTGGTATCAGGCCGACCGGCTGGCGGCGGCCGGAGTCGACGGGCTCATCAGCGACCACCCGGACGTGCGTCGGTTCGGCGCGACGAACTGA
- a CDS encoding recombinase XerD has product MTDSDAGVTVVDAVDAYLQRKAVGDPDGPGAGTYASNAESILRRWADWLEVEHDVRSLFALEVEHMRSYADELRARADRGEYAASTAGTYYAVVRAFLSWCVRGGILETNPAATDAAESALPTAEERPDSEFWTAGQRRRLETHVRERALEATAEPGDRDERCNRLREYAMVAVLAHSGVRGSELFRVPDDERRTGATWDDVDFYTGTIRVLGKSQRMEDVPLPAPARTPLRRYRVVLDPPSNDWPLFPTRHAPSIARRVREVLAERGHDEARIESLLEERTASRLARDRSIAPPAITTEGARSVLKRLCAAADVDVDGDYLTPRGVGGDGEDGDDYRREATDASPALRASVLERTLAVPEDRPVVIDVDSSTRDDRADDG; this is encoded by the coding sequence GTGACTGACTCCGACGCCGGCGTCACCGTCGTCGACGCGGTCGACGCCTACCTCCAGCGGAAGGCGGTCGGCGATCCGGACGGCCCGGGCGCCGGCACCTACGCCTCGAACGCCGAGTCGATCCTGCGTCGGTGGGCCGACTGGCTCGAGGTCGAACACGACGTCCGGTCGCTGTTCGCCCTCGAGGTCGAGCACATGCGATCGTACGCCGACGAGTTGCGGGCCCGAGCCGACCGGGGCGAGTACGCCGCCTCCACCGCCGGCACCTACTACGCGGTCGTCCGGGCCTTTCTCTCGTGGTGCGTCCGCGGCGGGATCTTGGAGACGAACCCGGCCGCGACCGACGCGGCCGAATCCGCGCTTCCGACCGCCGAGGAACGACCCGACAGCGAGTTCTGGACGGCCGGTCAGCGCCGCCGCCTCGAGACCCACGTCCGCGAGCGCGCCCTCGAGGCCACGGCGGAGCCGGGCGACCGCGACGAACGCTGTAACCGGCTCCGGGAGTACGCGATGGTCGCCGTCCTCGCCCACTCGGGGGTCCGGGGCTCCGAGCTGTTTCGGGTCCCGGACGACGAGCGGCGCACGGGGGCGACGTGGGACGACGTCGACTTCTACACCGGAACGATCCGCGTGCTGGGCAAGTCCCAGCGAATGGAGGACGTGCCGCTGCCGGCGCCGGCCCGGACGCCGCTGCGCCGGTATCGGGTCGTCCTCGACCCGCCGTCGAACGACTGGCCGCTGTTCCCGACCCGCCACGCGCCCTCGATCGCTCGCCGGGTCAGGGAGGTCCTGGCCGAGCGCGGCCACGACGAGGCGCGAATCGAGTCGCTCCTCGAGGAGCGGACGGCGAGCCGACTCGCCCGCGATCGGTCGATCGCCCCGCCGGCGATCACGACGGAGGGCGCCCGCTCGGTGCTCAAACGGCTCTGTGCGGCGGCCGACGTCGACGTCGACGGCGACTACCTGACGCCCCGCGGCGTCGGCGGTGACGGCGAGGACGGCGACGACTATCGACGCGAGGCGACCGACGCCAGCCCCGCGTTGCGCGCGTCGGTCCTCGAACGGACGCTCGCCGTCCCGGAAGACCGACCGGTCGTGATCGACGTCGACTCGAGCACGCGAGACGACCGGGCGGACGACGGCTGA